A region of Ictalurus furcatus strain D&B chromosome 1, Billie_1.0, whole genome shotgun sequence DNA encodes the following proteins:
- the rbfa gene encoding putative ribosome-binding factor A, mitochondrial isoform X1 yields the protein MFALSGHHWIQKCVLSRHAGAVVTTVRKIKLETPDGLENMSSRRTFPFQCLGVTHLHTSVGQCGDLLKKMFTNKRKKRWYETPQSVVTGQSGFMKPAKKRSMEDSLRVRTLNTILYKSISDLLTSHEVNAQIPSYDVEITKVSLLADYSVCRIYWKTSLSTDRDRQIQQILDKCAPRIRYLLISQQILGSVPPLVFVLDKQYAALKEVENLLKIADYGPGDDSEKLVLNEKDAETKVHTVEKKRLDVFGVDHDALYKQIEDYKQRSRDSNSQISSSASLTREQLDALAEIRKQKLIEKKKRKAKKMKDDDITPKEFLLMRQLQKEQDEEYRTERDAEDSQASELT from the exons ATGTTTGCATTAAGCGGCCATCATTGGATTCAGAAATGCGTGTTATCTCGACACGCTGGTGCTGTAGTGACCACGGTGCGGAAAATAAAGCTGGAGACTCCAGATGGACTTGAGAACATGTCCTCCAGGAGAACATTTCCATTTCAGTGTCTCGGAGTAACACACCTGCACACCTCTGTGGGTCAGTGTGGCGACCTGCTCAAGAAGATGTTCACTAACAAGAG GAAGAAAAGGTGGTATGAAACTCCTCAG TCTGTCGTCACAGGTCAGTCTGGCTTTATGAAACCTGCCAAGAAAAGAAGCATGGAGGACAGTTTAAGAGTGCGGACCCTGAACACCATCCTTTATAAATCCATCTCCGACCTGCTGACCTCTCACGAGGTTAATGCACAGATCCCCAGTTACGATGTGGAGATCACTAAA GTTTCATTGCTCGCAGATTACTCAGTTTGTCGAATCTACTGGAAGACAAGTTTGTCTACTGACCGAGACCGTCAGATTCAGCAGATTTTGGACAAATGTGCCCCACGGATACG ATACCTTCTCATCTCACAGCAGATCTTGGGCAGCGTTCCTCCTTTAGTTTTTGTCCTAGATAAACAGTATGCGGCTCTGAAAGAG GTGGAAAATCTTCTAAAGATTGCGGATTATGGCCCCGGTGATGACTCGGAGAAGCTTGTCCTTAATGAGAAAGATGCTGA GACAAAAGTGCACACAGTGGAGAAGAAGAGACTCGACGTGTTCGGCGTCGATCACGATGCGCTCTACAAGCAGATCGAGGACTATAAACAGCGGTCGAGAGACTCCAACTCGCAGATCAGCAGCTCGGCATCTCTCACTCGAGAGCAGCTGGACGCGTTAGCAGAGATCAGGAAGCAGAAGCTCATCGAGAAAAAGAAACGCAAAGCGAAGAAGATGAAAGATGATGACATCACGCCCAAAGAGTTCCTGCTCATGAGGCAGCTTCAGAAAGAGCAGGATGAGGAATATCGCACTGAGCGTGATGCAGAGGACAGTCAGGCCTCAGAGCTGACGTGA
- the rbfa gene encoding putative ribosome-binding factor A, mitochondrial isoform X2 produces MFALSGHHWIQKCVLSRHAGAVVTTVRKIKLETPDGLENMSSRRTFPFQCLGVTHLHTSVGQCGDLLKKMFTNKRKKRWYETPQVSLLADYSVCRIYWKTSLSTDRDRQIQQILDKCAPRIRYLLISQQILGSVPPLVFVLDKQYAALKEVENLLKIADYGPGDDSEKLVLNEKDAETKVHTVEKKRLDVFGVDHDALYKQIEDYKQRSRDSNSQISSSASLTREQLDALAEIRKQKLIEKKKRKAKKMKDDDITPKEFLLMRQLQKEQDEEYRTERDAEDSQASELT; encoded by the exons ATGTTTGCATTAAGCGGCCATCATTGGATTCAGAAATGCGTGTTATCTCGACACGCTGGTGCTGTAGTGACCACGGTGCGGAAAATAAAGCTGGAGACTCCAGATGGACTTGAGAACATGTCCTCCAGGAGAACATTTCCATTTCAGTGTCTCGGAGTAACACACCTGCACACCTCTGTGGGTCAGTGTGGCGACCTGCTCAAGAAGATGTTCACTAACAAGAG GAAGAAAAGGTGGTATGAAACTCCTCAG GTTTCATTGCTCGCAGATTACTCAGTTTGTCGAATCTACTGGAAGACAAGTTTGTCTACTGACCGAGACCGTCAGATTCAGCAGATTTTGGACAAATGTGCCCCACGGATACG ATACCTTCTCATCTCACAGCAGATCTTGGGCAGCGTTCCTCCTTTAGTTTTTGTCCTAGATAAACAGTATGCGGCTCTGAAAGAG GTGGAAAATCTTCTAAAGATTGCGGATTATGGCCCCGGTGATGACTCGGAGAAGCTTGTCCTTAATGAGAAAGATGCTGA GACAAAAGTGCACACAGTGGAGAAGAAGAGACTCGACGTGTTCGGCGTCGATCACGATGCGCTCTACAAGCAGATCGAGGACTATAAACAGCGGTCGAGAGACTCCAACTCGCAGATCAGCAGCTCGGCATCTCTCACTCGAGAGCAGCTGGACGCGTTAGCAGAGATCAGGAAGCAGAAGCTCATCGAGAAAAAGAAACGCAAAGCGAAGAAGATGAAAGATGATGACATCACGCCCAAAGAGTTCCTGCTCATGAGGCAGCTTCAGAAAGAGCAGGATGAGGAATATCGCACTGAGCGTGATGCAGAGGACAGTCAGGCCTCAGAGCTGACGTGA
- the adnp2a gene encoding activity-dependent neuroprotective protein 2a, producing MYQVPVNDLAKLRRSRKKVKSILCDIALQNCQDLIEEYRPFDAGEASFNNTEWSDFTDGYVGKMRKKWKYRRESLCCSLCWFSTRSFNTYRSHIMRCHREELDLASLLACPSCPFVSRPETINQHLKYFHTMTQKATLTPNMSVLQPPKTVTLTTACDLADDRYMCVNCGYSDSLLYVMKKHVLVNHYATLLNRYFGHRLESVQNTVGPNKNARVLNSKYYCKECKLPAETIEHLLYHILSSDKHKDLHWHIMPFISEKTVSAQNAGRANLLNFVTNLNQGSHLRMVTGSNFEQQGKQMKAHSLAKSNGTMLMAGPTTTTGLLCAAGGRQVFLSSQTPALLQQQASSGIPQDLTTLSSSSLVKSINMVMPNMPNASKQVPVAMAVPRLSQSQSAQQMLLPPAVQVNLPGKTGVRPPVLFTHRLQLNQSAPRQPILASQSVRLIPTGNKVNGVPTYTLAPVQVNTVPGQPSASQVVNRTPIVVTQNGPQSSMISSSKAAVVPAKPEPSGPKEVPRKKIRPNKLAVFAPFLKKQNDDTVKCLRCKVLLTEQWIFQHLLHGLRCLFCPLMFYSFKQIMEHSNKEHSLKIKKNRDFIKGEYKLDCDDEGNIEFSTFSLNTDVPKDLLDNRELNLVLVTSAQEKIYIKMYPDSAKAVYPPTLKTIPTMCPFCQMKLQSLEDYEQHLKIVHHIVPTIHAILKSPAFKCIYCFGVYSEKSTPKTISIHVQRCRCAPKSVKEAEKRLNPDTTEHVNGDMVNTIQQSFQPHIMLNAEEKQTAKEKPKTAEKNTNRSIKVCKNDVRAPVELVMDPSGMEMQSFENRKEFLTKYFHNKPYPSKMEILTLAARLWLNKTDVLHHFGMKRSRCMKTIQKRRTVVLLGFNMSEVNKVKHNLLIPEVEPTI from the exons ATTCTGTGCGACATTGCGCTGCAGAATTGTCAGGACTTGATAGAG GAATACAGACCTTTCGATGCCGGCGAGGCAAGTTTCAACAACACGGAGTGGAGCGATTTCACCGATGGGTATGTTGGCAAGATGCGGAAAAAG TGGAAATATCGGAGGGAATCACTGTGCTGCAGCCTGTGTTGGTTTTCCACGCGGTCTTTTAACACCTACAGAAGTCACATAATGCGGTGTCATAGGGAGGAACTAGACCTCGCATCACTTTTAGCCTGCCCCAGTTGCCCTTTTGTCAGCCGCCCAGAAACCATAAATCAGCACCTCAAGTATTTTCACACCATGACTCAAAAAGCAACATTAACTCCCAACATGTCAGTTCTTCAGCCACCTAAGACTGTAACCCTCACAACCGCTTGCGACCTGGCCGACGATAGGTACATGTGTGTGAACTGTGGCTATTCTGACTCTTTACTTTATGTGATGAAGAAACACGTTTTGGTGAACCACTATGCTACATTGTTGAACCGTTACTTTGGGCACAGGTTGGAGAGTGTCCAAAACACAGTCGGTCCAAACAAAAATGCCAGAGTTCTGAATTCTAAGTATTACTGCAAGGAGTGTAAATTGCCAGCAGAGACCATAGAACATCTCCTGTATCACATTTTGAGCTCGGACAAGCATAAGGATCTCCACTGGCATATTATGCCGTTTATCAGTGAAAAGACTGTCTCTGCTCAAAATGCTGGGCGGGCGAACTTGCTGAATTTTGTGACGAATTTGAATCAGGGCAGCCATTTAAGAATGGTCACCGGATCCAACTTTGAGCAACAAGGCAAGCAAATGAAAGCACATTCGTTAGCTAAATCTAATGGCACGATGCTCATGGCAGGGCCAACCACCACAACAGGTCTTCTGTGCGCTGCTGGAGGGAGGCAGGTCTTCCTCTCCTCCCAGACTCCAGCTTTACTACAACAGCAGGCCTCTAGTGGGATCCCTCAAGATTTGACGACATTGTCTTCCTcttcgcttgttaaatctataaatatGGTGATGCCAAATATGCCGAATGCTTCTAAACAGGTACCCGTGGCCATGGCGGTGCCTAGGCTTTCACAATCTCAATCAGCCCAACAGATGCTTCTGCCACCAGCAGTTCAGGTCAACCTCCCGGGCAAAACCGGTGTACGTCCACCCGTGCTTTTTACTCACAGGCTACAGCTAAACCAGTCTGCTCCCAGACAGCCCATCTTAGCCTCTCAGTCTGTCCGTCTCATTCCTACCGGCAACAAAGTGAATGGCGTCCCAACGTACACTTTGGCTCCTGTTCAAGTTAACACGGTACCCGGCCAGCCCAGCGCTAGTCAAGTAGTGAACCGTACACCAATAGTCGTGACGCAGAACGGGCCTCAGTCTTCAATGATCAGTTCATCAAAGGCTGCAGTAGTGCCTGCTAAGCCAGAACCTTCAGGTCCTAAAGAGGTACCACGTAAAAAAATCCGACCAAACAAATTGGCCGTTTTTGCGCCATTCCTAAAGAAACAGAACGACGATACTGTAAAATGCCTGCGGTGCAAGGTTCTGTTGACGGAGCAGTGGATCTTTCAGCATTTGCTGCATGGTTTGAGGTGCCTGTTTTGCCCTCTGATGTTCTACTCCTTCAAGCAGATCATGGAGCACTCCAACAAAGAACACAgcttgaaaataaagaaaaaccgAGACTTCATCAAAGGAGAGTACAAACTTGACTGCGATGATGAAGGCAATATTGAATTTTCCACCTTCAGCTTGAATACAGACGTGCCCAAAGACTTGCTGGATAACCGAGAGCTCAACCTTGTGCTGGTCACTAGTGCTCAAGAGAAAATCTACATAAAGATGTACCCAGACTCCGCGAAGGCTGTGTACCCACCTACACTGAAAACCATACCTACAATGTGTCCATTCTGCCAGATGAAGCTGCAGAGTTTGGAGGACTATGAGCAGCATTTAAAAATAGTGCACCACATTGTACCCACCATCCATGCCATACTGAAATCTCCTGCCTTCAAGTGTATCTACTGCTTTGGGGTGTATTCAGAAAAGTCCACCCCCAAAACCATTTCTATCCACGTACAGCGCTGTCGGTGCGCTCCCAAGAGCGTCAAGGAAGCAGAGAAGCGTCTGAATCCGGACACGACCGAGCATGTCAATGGTGATATGGTAAACACCATCCAGCAGAGTTTCCAGCCACACATCATGTTGAATGCAGAAGAGAAGCAAACTGCCAAAGAAAAGCCCAAGACTGCTGAGAAAAACACCAACAGAAGCATCAAGGTCTGCAAGAATGATGTTCGTGCCCCAGTCGAGCTCGTCATGGACCCATCAGGAATGGAGATGCAATCTTTTGAGAACAGAAAAGAGTTCCTCACAAAGTACTTTCACAATAAGCCCTATCCATCTAAAATGGAGATACTAACTCTCGCCGCCCGTCTGTGGTTGAACAAGACGGACGTGCTTCATCACTTCGGTATGAAACGGAGCAGATGCATGAAAACAATCCAGAAGAGGAGAACTGTAGTGCTACTGGGCTTCAACATGAGCGAGGTGAATAAAGTGAAACACAACCTTCTTATTCCAGAGGTGGAGCCtactatctga